In the genome of Natronorubrum daqingense, the window TGAGCGATCACCGGTAACGAATCACACCAGACCGTATGAGTTACACACCAGGGGACCGGTACACTGTTTTTACGGTCGCTCCACGTTGATCACATGGCCGACTATCGTCCCATTCCGGACGAACGAGAGCTCTTTCACGACTACCGTAGTTACGCGTTCAGACCGGAGGAGGGTGTTCCCGCGTACGATCCAGACGAACACGAGAGTCCGCGAGACACCCTCGGCTCCCGTCGCGGCCTGTACGTGGACGGCGAATCCGACCCCGCCCCTCGCTGCGTCTGTCGACACTACTGGCTCGAGTCGCGGGTGCGCGGCGATCGACACCGTACGGCCGGGATCGCCTCGGTCGCGGCGCCACCCGAGTATCGGCGCAACGGTCACGTCGCAAAGTTGCTCGCGGAATCGCTCGCCGAGTATCGTGATCACGACGTTCGATTCTCCGTCCTGTGGCCGTTTCAGTACCGATTCTATCGACACTACGGCTGGGACACGGCTAACGGCGTCCTGATCCACGAGTGCGCCCCCGACGTGCTCTCGTTTTCGGAGGGAAGGACAGCAAGTGGCGACGGAACTCTCAGCCGATGCGGCCCCGACGACTACGACCGACTCGAGGCCGCGTACCAAACCCACCTCGAGCAGTACGCGCTCTCACTCGAGCGAGACGAGACGTGGTGGCGACACCGCGTGTTCGGTGGCCACAGCCACGATCCGTTCGTCTACGCCTACGAACGAGACGGCCGGGTCGAGGGATATCTCGTCTACACCATCGACGGCGATCTCGGTGATCGAACGATGGCCGTCGACGAACTCGTCTTCACCGACCTCGAGGCCTTGCGTGGGCTCCTGTCGTTTTGTCGCGATCACGACTCACAGGTCGAACGTGTTCGGTTGCGTCTTCCCAAGAACGTCCCACTGCGGGCGATCATTCGGGACCCCGACGAAATCGAGACGACCCTCGCGGACGGTCCGATGGTTCGGATCGTCGACGTTGCCGCCGCGTTGAGCGCGCTCTCGTATCCGGCGTGTGAAAGCGACCTCACACTCCGCGTCGAGGATCCCGTGAGTGACTGGAACGACGACCTGTTCACCCTCAGCGTGGAAACGGGACTGGGGAAGTGCAGCCGAATTGCAGGGCGAGCAGACAGTGACGAGAACGCCGATGACGATCCCGATATCAGCCTCGATATCGGGGCACTTTCCCAACTGGTCGTGGGGACGCACTCCGCCACGACGCTCGAGCGAATGGGGCGACTCGAAGCGAGCGAGGGTGCTTCCGTCGACACGCTCTCGAGGCTCTTTCCGACGTCCGACGTGTACCTCGGGGATCGGTTCTAAGGAGACGCGCACACTGAAGTGATCGAGCCACGAGATTCCGACATGGTTCGCGTCCTCTCCGATGCAGACGTGTCGTCCGTCCTCGACCTCGAGGCGTTGCTCCCCGTCGTCGCCGAGGCGTTCGAAAAGCAACGCGAGGGAGCCGTCGAACGACCGGAGCGGCCACACTATCCGATCGGGAGAGGGACGAATCCGGACGCACCCGAGCAGCCGACTGGGACCGGCCTCTGTATGCCGGCGTACATCCACGGTGCCCCCTACGCCGCGACGAAACTCGTCGCCGTCTGTCCGGACAATTCCGAACGGGAGCTGCCGACGGTCACCGCACAGATCGCACTCACGGACGCCGAAACCGGACAGCCGGTGGCCTACCTCGCAGGGAACCGAATCACGAACGCCAGAACGGGCTGTATCGGCGGACTCGCCGCTCGCGAACTCGCCCCCGCCGGCTCGCTCGAGGTGGGCGTCATCGGTGCCGGGACGCAGGCTCGCTGGCAAACGCGAGCCATCGCGGCCGCCGTCGGTACCGACCGACTCGAGTCGATTCGAATCTACTCCCCGAGCGATTCGCGATTCGAGTGCGCGCGAGTTCTCGAGTCCGAACTCGGCGCTGGGACGGACGCGGCCTCGAGTCCACGGGGAGCCGTCGAAGACGCCGACGTCGTCGTCACGACCACGACGAGTACGGAACCGGTGTTTCCGGGGGAGGCACTGGCACCTGGTGCACTCGTCGTCGCCGTCGGTGCCTACACACCCGAGATGCGCGAACTCGACGATCGAACGATCGAACGCGCCACTCGCGTGTTCGCGGACGTTCCCGACGAAGCGCGTGAGACGGGCGATCTCCGGGGCCACAACGACCTCGAGGTCGTTCCGTTCGGCGACGTATTGGTGGGACGGACCGGCCGAACGTCGTCGGAAGAGATTCTCGTCCTCGAGAGCGTCGGATCGGCGGTGTTGGATGCTGGGGCGGCGACGTTCGTCTTCGAACGGGCTGAAAAACGGGCCTTGGGTGCGACACAATCGTTGTGAGTGACGATTCTCGCGCCAGCGTCGGAAACGCGGCCACGACACTCAAATAGGCGTCTCCCAAAGTATCGAGCAACAGTCTCTCGATGATCACAGCGACGGGACGAGTCACGATGCTCCGTGGTGGGGAGCTCGGACTACCGAAACCAAAACCCAGTTGGAAGCTGGGACGGAAGGGTGAGCCGGTGCTATCGAGTAATGAAAGGAGTGTCGAGCGATGACGGGACGATCAGTGCCACTTCTCGATCGGGTCACTGACGCGTTCTTCGCGCTCGATACGGATTTTCGCTTCACGTATCTAAACGAGCGAGCGGAGACCCTCCTCAAACGATCTCGAGTCGACCTCATCGGACGTGTCATGTGGGACGAGTTCCCCACGACCGTCGAAACGCAGTTTCCGGATCGGTTCCACCGGGCGATGGACGAGCAGGTTTCCGTCTCCTTCGAGATCTATCACGCCCACCTCGAGACGTGGTTCGAAGCCCGCGCGTATCCCGCCGAGGACGGACTGTCGGTCTACATGCGAGACGTTACCGCGCGGAAAACACAGGAGACGACGCTGGCACAGCACGCGGCGGTCGTCGAGGCCGTTCACGACGCCGTCCTCACACTCGATCGCGATCGAAACCTCGTCACGGTCAACGGCGCAACCGAGGCGCTTCTCGGCATCGACCGGTCGAATCTCGTCGGTAAACACATCGAGTTCCTCACCAAACGCGCCGGGATCGACGACGAGCACGCGATTCAGATCGGCCAGGCAATCACCGACGTCGACGTCGGCAACGCCGTCGACAGACACCTCGAGTTACCGTTCACCGACGCCGACGGAACCGATCGAATTGGCGAGTTCCGATTCGTCCCGATCGAAGACGACGTCGCGACGGTCGCAGCCGTCATCCGCGACGTCACCGACCGACGCGAGTACGAGCGCGTCGTCACGTCCCTCCACGAAATTACCCGCTGGCTCCTCGAGTCGGACGACCCAGAAGAGATCTGTGCGATCGCCGTTCACGCGGGGAGTGACCTGCTCAATCTCCCGATCAGTGGCGTGTGGCTCCTCGACGACGAGCACGGCTACCTCGACCCCGTCGCCGGAACGGCCGGTGCACACGACGAATTCGGCGGATTGCCGCGATTCTCTCCCGGAGAGGGGCTCGTCTGGGATGTGTTCGAATCCGGCACCGTCGAGCGCTTCGACGATTTGACGACGGTCGACGACCTCTACAATCCCGACACGCCGATTCGATCGGAGATCATCGCACCGATCGGCACGCACGGTGTACTCATGACCGGTTCGTTCGAGGCTCACCAATTCGACGAAACAGACGTCGATCTCGTCTCCACGCTCGTCGAGAACACCCTTGCCGCACTCGAGCGCGCCCAGCGCGAGCACGTCCTTCGGGAGCGAACGGCTGAACTCGAGCGCCAGACTGACCGACTCGAGTCAGTCGCAGACGTCCTCTCGAGTGATCTCAAACAACAACTCTCGACGCTCGCCGACGCCCTCTCGGGAGAGAAGACGCCCCACGACCCAATGTGGGAATTTCCACTCGCGGAGGATACCGTCCAGACGACGCTCGAGCGAACCGAACGGCTCGTCGACGACGTTCGCGAGTTCGCACGGAATGCATCGGCTGTCGGACCGCGGACCAGAATCGACCTCGAGTCAGCGATCACGGACGCTCTCGAGCGCTCACGCCTCGAGAGCGAACGCGTCGTCGTCGAGCGCTCTGCATCGCTTCGGGCCGACGACGACCGGTTCGTCCGCCTCCTCGAGACGGCGTTCGACGACACAGCCGCGCGAGCGACCGACGACGTTACGATTCAGGTCGGACTCCTCGGATTTGACACTGACGACCGCACGCGCGGGTTTTTCTTGCTCGACGATGCAGCCGAGATTCCGCCACCAGCAGACGAGCGAGTGCTCGAGCCAACGATGCGCGAACACGACGATGATGGACGCGGGACGAACCCACTTTCAGACGCTGACGATGCCGATGATAGACCAGCAACCGGCGAATCGAGCGTTCGACGCGACATGAGTGAGAGCACGGATGGGCTCGGACTCGCTCTCGTCCGAGCGATCGCCGAAGCACACGACTGGACGCTCACCGTCGACACCGGGATCAATGGGGGGACGAGACTCGAGATCAGTGACGTAACGACACTCGAGGAGACGTCAGATTCCGACTTCGCTCCGTGAATGTGAAGACGCCGTTGTCGGACGGCCTACCGGGCTCGGTCAGTAAGTTTCTTCGAGCAGGGTATCGCGCGTGAGATCCTGACAGAGTCGACGGTAGCCATCTTGATCGAGGAGTTCCTGCATCGTGTCGTCGACTTGAACTCGAAGCACTGCCAGTCGGTCCTGCAGTCGGTCGTACTCGCGACTCGACTTTCGTTCTACCTCGGTTTTTTCCGCGTCCAGGAGGGCTTTTTTCGATGCCAGCGCGAAGAACTCTTGGAGTTGATCGTCGTAACTCGAGCGGAGGTGTAGCTGTTCGACGATCGAACACAACTCGTCTTTCGAGACGGGCTTGACGAGGTAGTCGTCGAATCCCATTTCGACGATGTCGAAGTCGGGTTCGACCGCGGTCACCATTGCGACCCGACAATCGAGATTCCGGTCTCGAATGGTGGTCAAAATCGTATCGCCAGAGAGCCCGGGCATTCGGCGATCGAGGAGCACGATATCGAGACCGTCGTCGATCGAATTCAGCGCCGTCTCCCCGTCGTAGGCTGTTTGGACGGTACACGATTCTGCGAGCCAGGTCGCGTAGAGATCAGCGAGATCAGGCTCGTCTTCGACGATCAGGACAGACGGGGGTTCTCTGGCCATTAAACAGTATCCTCCACCTTCTCGGTTCGTGATTTCAATTGTACCCGGGGAATATCAATATACCGGGTGCACGTGTCTACCGGCCCAAAATCATTACTCGAGAGCGCGTTCAATCGTCGCGCGTCGCTCGCGGATGTCCGCTGCGTCGATACTGAGCTGATGAGTGCCAGCGCTGACCTCGAGCGTTCCATCGGCCGTCGGCTGACCGAGCCTGGTGACCGGTGCAATGCCCTCGAACGCCTCGGCGACGGCTGCTGGCGACTCCGTTTGGATCACTGCTCGACCGGGTTGCTCGTGGAAGAGCGTACCTGTGACAGCTGCATCGTCAGCGTCGTCGGAAACGGGAAGCGAAACCTCGAGTCCCGCGTCGTCCGTGACCATTTCGGCCAGCGAAACGGCGAGACCGCCGTGGCTCACGTCGTGGACGGCGAGCGTCGAGGCGTCGTTCGCGACGTCGGCGAGCGCGTCGATCACGGCCGCTGGCTCGTCGAAGAGCGTCGGGAACGCGTCGCTTCCGCCGAACTGTGCGAGGTACTCGGAACCGCCGAGGCGGGCCTCGTCGGCTGCAGAGTCGTCCTCGGTGCCGAGCGTGAGGTCGCCGACGAGGACGAGCGTGCTGTCAGTCTCCGGAGAAATCGAGAGCGGCGGCGCGTCGTATCCCTCCTTGGTGCCGACCATCGCGAGCGTCGGCGTCGGCGGAATCGGGCCGGTGACGGAGTCGTTGTACAACGAGACGTTGCCGCCGACGACCGGCGCGGAGAGCGTCTCGCACATGTCGGCGAGGCCGTCGACAATCCCCTCGAAGCCGCCGTAGACGTCCGGTTTCTCCGGGTTGCCGCCGTTGAGGCAGTCGACGGCTGCGAGGGGCGTGGCTCCCTTCGCGGCGATGTTCGTCGCGTTTTCGAGGGCGATCGCTTTCGCCCCCTCGTAGGGTGCGGCGCTCGTCCAGTTCGGTGCCGCACCCGACGAAATCGCAAGACCCTGTCCTGTCTCGCGGCCGTCGCCACTCGACCCATTCGCAGAGCCACGCTCCGCGCTCGCTTCGCGAATCGCAATGATCGCCGCGTCGTCGCCCGGTCCGACGCTCGTCCGAACGCCGACCTCGTGGTCGTACTGGCGGTAGACCCACCGCTTCGAGGCCGTGTTCGGACTCGAGAGAACGGCCTCGAAGGCCTCCTCGAGGTCGACCTCGGGAAGGTCCGTGTCCGGCTGGGTCGGTTCCTCGCTGGGAAGGTCGTTCATCGGTGCGCCCTCGCCCAGGAAATAAGCGTCGACGTCGACGACGGTCTCGCCTTCGAATGTACACGTATAGTTGCCGTCCGTGACCTCACCGATGACCGAACAGCCCAGATCGTAGCGCTCGGTGATCTCACGCACGCGATCGACGCTTTCGGGTGCGACCTCGTAGCACATCCGTTCCTGGGACTCGGCGAGGAGAATCTCGAGGGCGTTCATGTTCGGCTCGCGCTGGTGGACGCGCTCGAGTTCGATGTATGCGCCGAGATTTCCTTTAGCGACGAGTTCGCTCGAGGCCCCGCCCAGTCCGGCGGCACCGAGGTCGCGGGCGGACTCGATCAGGCTTTCGTCGATCAGTTGCTCGTTGGCTTCGATGAGCAACTTTTCCGCGTAGGGGTCACCGACTTGAACCGCGGGTCGGTCTTCGGTTTCGGCGTCTTCTGCTAGGTCCTCGCTGGCGAAGCTGGCACCACCGAGACCGTCGCGACCGGTTCCGTTGCCGACGAGGACGAGTTTGTTGCCCGGCTCTTGGGCTTCGGCGGTGACGAGTCGATCGTCGTTCGTCAGGCCGATACAGGCGACGTTGACGAGCGGGTTCCCCTCGTAATCGGGGTGGAAGTCGACGCTGCCCGCGACCGTCGGCACGCCGATACAGTTGCCGTAGTGGCTGATTCCCTCGACGACGCCCTCGAAGAGGTACTTCGAGTGCTCGTGGTCGACATCGTCGGATCGGCGGGCAGTCGAACGCGGTTCGACAAACTCGCCGAAGTACAGCGAGTCGGCCAGCGCGATCGGGTACGCACCCATCGAGAGCGTGTCTCGGACGATGCCGCCGACACCCGTCGCAGCCCCGTCGAACGGGTCGACGTAGGAAGGGTGGTTGTGACTCTCGATGCCCATCGTGATGTAGGTCGACCCCTCCTCTGGGCCGCCGTCTTCGCTTCCCGGCAGCGCGACAACCGCCGCGTCGTCACCCGGTCCGATGACGACCTGCTCGCCCTCACTGTCGAACGCCGACAGCAGCGGTCTCGAGGAGCGATACGCGCAGTGTTCACTCCAGAGGTTTTCGAACAGCGCCGCCTCGGCCGGCGTCGGCTCTCGCTCGAGTTCCTCGACGACGAGTTCGCGATCCGAATCGGCAAGACTCATTCATGTCGGTGATGGAAGTCGGGCAGTAAATGGGTTTCTATATCCACATTCGTGCATAACTACGGGTCGTCGGAGAGGCCGACTACAATTCGAGTTGCTCGTCGTCGAGCCACGATCCGGCCCAGCATTCGATCTCGTCGAACACTGGATCGAGCGATTCGCCCTTGTCAGTGAGACTGTAGTAGGTCGCTACCGGAGCGTCTTCCTCGAGTCTGCGTTCGACGAAGCCCATCTCGCCGAGGTCGTCGAGGACGCGAGAGAGTGTCCGAGCGTTTGCACCCGTCGAGCGCTTGAGTTCGTTGAAGCGTTGTTCGCCGGAGAGGAGTTCGTGCAGGACGGCCAGTCGCCACTTCGAACCGATCTGCTCGAGCGATTCGATGACGGGGCAGGCGTTCGGTTCGTCGGTCTTCGTCGCAGGCTGTTGGGTCGCCATCTATTCGATCTGGCCACGGCTATGGGACGAATCACTTTAGCAGTTCGGATCGAAACCAACTAACACCATGTTAGCAGTGCCACCGAGTACCACACCGACAGAATGCGCTCGGATCGGGGGTATCGTTCGTGACTGACGACTCCCGCGAGACGCTCGAGATCGACGTGGACGACCACGAGGGTTCGCTCTATCGAGTGCTCTCGAGTGCGGTCGTGCCGCGACCGATCGCCTGGGTGAGCACCCGAAGCCCCGACGGTGTCGACAACCTCGCTCCCTACAGTTTCTTCACCGTGGCCTCGGTCGAGCCGCCGGTCGTGCTCTTCGCGCCAGTCGACGGCGAGGACGGCCTCAAGGACACGCCACACAACGTACGCGAGACGGAGGAGTTCGTGATCAACGTCGTCACCGACGGACTCGAGGTGGCGATGAACGAAACCAGTGCGAGCCTCCCGTCCGACGAAAGCGAGTTCGACCACGCCGATATCACGCGAGCCGATTCGAGCGTCGTCGACGTGGCCCGCGTCGCGGAGGCGAAAATCGCGTTCGAGTGTACGCTGCGTGACCTCATCGACGTCGGCGGTTCGACGCTCGTGCTGGGCGACGTGCGTCACGTTCA includes:
- the purL gene encoding phosphoribosylformylglycinamidine synthase subunit PurL, translated to MSLADSDRELVVEELEREPTPAEAALFENLWSEHCAYRSSRPLLSAFDSEGEQVVIGPGDDAAVVALPGSEDGGPEEGSTYITMGIESHNHPSYVDPFDGAATGVGGIVRDTLSMGAYPIALADSLYFGEFVEPRSTARRSDDVDHEHSKYLFEGVVEGISHYGNCIGVPTVAGSVDFHPDYEGNPLVNVACIGLTNDDRLVTAEAQEPGNKLVLVGNGTGRDGLGGASFASEDLAEDAETEDRPAVQVGDPYAEKLLIEANEQLIDESLIESARDLGAAGLGGASSELVAKGNLGAYIELERVHQREPNMNALEILLAESQERMCYEVAPESVDRVREITERYDLGCSVIGEVTDGNYTCTFEGETVVDVDAYFLGEGAPMNDLPSEEPTQPDTDLPEVDLEEAFEAVLSSPNTASKRWVYRQYDHEVGVRTSVGPGDDAAIIAIREASAERGSANGSSGDGRETGQGLAISSGAAPNWTSAAPYEGAKAIALENATNIAAKGATPLAAVDCLNGGNPEKPDVYGGFEGIVDGLADMCETLSAPVVGGNVSLYNDSVTGPIPPTPTLAMVGTKEGYDAPPLSISPETDSTLVLVGDLTLGTEDDSAADEARLGGSEYLAQFGGSDAFPTLFDEPAAVIDALADVANDASTLAVHDVSHGGLAVSLAEMVTDDAGLEVSLPVSDDADDAAVTGTLFHEQPGRAVIQTESPAAVAEAFEGIAPVTRLGQPTADGTLEVSAGTHQLSIDAADIRERRATIERALE
- a CDS encoding flavin reductase family protein, yielding MTDDSRETLEIDVDDHEGSLYRVLSSAVVPRPIAWVSTRSPDGVDNLAPYSFFTVASVEPPVVLFAPVDGEDGLKDTPHNVRETEEFVINVVTDGLEVAMNETSASLPSDESEFDHADITRADSSVVDVARVAEAKIAFECTLRDLIDVGGSTLVLGDVRHVHLDESVTLEDRIDVTEVDAVGRLAGSLYARTDDRFGLERPP
- a CDS encoding ornithine cyclodeaminase family protein, whose product is MVRVLSDADVSSVLDLEALLPVVAEAFEKQREGAVERPERPHYPIGRGTNPDAPEQPTGTGLCMPAYIHGAPYAATKLVAVCPDNSERELPTVTAQIALTDAETGQPVAYLAGNRITNARTGCIGGLAARELAPAGSLEVGVIGAGTQARWQTRAIAAAVGTDRLESIRIYSPSDSRFECARVLESELGAGTDAASSPRGAVEDADVVVTTTTSTEPVFPGEALAPGALVVAVGAYTPEMRELDDRTIERATRVFADVPDEARETGDLRGHNDLEVVPFGDVLVGRTGRTSSEEILVLESVGSAVLDAGAATFVFERAEKRALGATQSL
- a CDS encoding sensor histidine kinase — protein: MTGRSVPLLDRVTDAFFALDTDFRFTYLNERAETLLKRSRVDLIGRVMWDEFPTTVETQFPDRFHRAMDEQVSVSFEIYHAHLETWFEARAYPAEDGLSVYMRDVTARKTQETTLAQHAAVVEAVHDAVLTLDRDRNLVTVNGATEALLGIDRSNLVGKHIEFLTKRAGIDDEHAIQIGQAITDVDVGNAVDRHLELPFTDADGTDRIGEFRFVPIEDDVATVAAVIRDVTDRREYERVVTSLHEITRWLLESDDPEEICAIAVHAGSDLLNLPISGVWLLDDEHGYLDPVAGTAGAHDEFGGLPRFSPGEGLVWDVFESGTVERFDDLTTVDDLYNPDTPIRSEIIAPIGTHGVLMTGSFEAHQFDETDVDLVSTLVENTLAALERAQREHVLRERTAELERQTDRLESVADVLSSDLKQQLSTLADALSGEKTPHDPMWEFPLAEDTVQTTLERTERLVDDVREFARNASAVGPRTRIDLESAITDALERSRLESERVVVERSASLRADDDRFVRLLETAFDDTAARATDDVTIQVGLLGFDTDDRTRGFFLLDDAAEIPPPADERVLEPTMREHDDDGRGTNPLSDADDADDRPATGESSVRRDMSESTDGLGLALVRAIAEAHDWTLTVDTGINGGTRLEISDVTTLEETSDSDFAP
- a CDS encoding winged helix-turn-helix transcriptional regulator, whose amino-acid sequence is MATQQPATKTDEPNACPVIESLEQIGSKWRLAVLHELLSGEQRFNELKRSTGANARTLSRVLDDLGEMGFVERRLEEDAPVATYYSLTDKGESLDPVFDEIECWAGSWLDDEQLEL
- a CDS encoding response regulator transcription factor encodes the protein MAREPPSVLIVEDEPDLADLYATWLAESCTVQTAYDGETALNSIDDGLDIVLLDRRMPGLSGDTILTTIRDRNLDCRVAMVTAVEPDFDIVEMGFDDYLVKPVSKDELCSIVEQLHLRSSYDDQLQEFFALASKKALLDAEKTEVERKSSREYDRLQDRLAVLRVQVDDTMQELLDQDGYRRLCQDLTRDTLLEETY
- a CDS encoding GNAT family N-acetyltransferase, with amino-acid sequence MADYRPIPDERELFHDYRSYAFRPEEGVPAYDPDEHESPRDTLGSRRGLYVDGESDPAPRCVCRHYWLESRVRGDRHRTAGIASVAAPPEYRRNGHVAKLLAESLAEYRDHDVRFSVLWPFQYRFYRHYGWDTANGVLIHECAPDVLSFSEGRTASGDGTLSRCGPDDYDRLEAAYQTHLEQYALSLERDETWWRHRVFGGHSHDPFVYAYERDGRVEGYLVYTIDGDLGDRTMAVDELVFTDLEALRGLLSFCRDHDSQVERVRLRLPKNVPLRAIIRDPDEIETTLADGPMVRIVDVAAALSALSYPACESDLTLRVEDPVSDWNDDLFTLSVETGLGKCSRIAGRADSDENADDDPDISLDIGALSQLVVGTHSATTLERMGRLEASEGASVDTLSRLFPTSDVYLGDRF